From the genome of Phaeodactylum tricornutum CCAP 1055/1 chromosome 9, whole genome shotgun sequence:
TCGTTGGGGTACCAAAGTCTGCCAGTGCTGATGAAATTAAACGTGCTTTTCACAGCGCTGCCCGGAAATTTCATCCGGATAAGCAGACTGGCAATCCAGTAGTAGGAAGCCCTTTCGATGACGCACAATTTCTACGACTTCAAGCCGCCTGGGAAACGCTGCGAGACAAGGAACGTCGTCACACTTATGATGCCTCGTTATCCTTGCAAGAATCACGACACATGGCCAAGTGTAGCAGTGCCATTCCCTTGTCACggaatgactgtgagatgGAATGGGTCTATGATGACGATGTCACGGAGAACAAAGTGCAGGCCTGGGTGACAACCTGTCGCTGTGGAGAACTATTGGAATTTATTCCTTCTGAATGGAACACGCTATCACTCGCAGCCCCTCTGCTTTCGGAATGCCCAGGCTGCAGTTTAGTGTACGATTGGGCTAAGCTGCGTTTAGGCGAGACTTCGAAACGAAATTGCGAATGAGCACATGCTCTCCGATGACCAAACTCGCATTGGCGCGCACAGAACACTATTCGTCAAGTTTACAGGCCAACCTCACTGCCTGCTTGAAGATGGATAGCGTTAGGTCCCGTAAGAGTATGACTAAAGCATTCCGGATGATATGGTTTCAGATTGTATGCAAAAGCGGTCGAAACGTTTACGTTTCGATTAAAGTCATTCTCTTGTGATCTGTGCAAATCTCTTGTAACTTCGAAGAGTCAGCTCATTGCGAACTACTGTACGAATGGCGTTTCGATCCAAGCAATGTTCACCATGCTTGTACCACCTGTATTTATTGAGGGCAGCCGGAACAAAGGACTAGATTTTGAAGAAAGCGAGTCGCGAAAGTCACTTTTCAGGTTTCAGGTAAAGTTCTCCAACAGTGAATACTTTTCAACCCGCACACGTACATGTCAGAATGAATCCCGGACATGTCAGAATGAATCCCGGAGACAAGACTTTACAAATGGCTAGCAACAGCCGTTCGAGAATTCACCTCTTTTGTACGAGAGCTAATCGGTCTCGTACATATACTTTGGAACGATTCAAACAGGGACAAACAACAATAATGTCTTGCTTCTACAGACATTGATACGTACGTGTATCGAGTCTTTACGGCAAATCCTTGTCCCGGCTCTTATTTCTGCCTTTACATTGTCTGATCATTGAATGGTGTTTCAAGTTCAAACAGTGCATGAGCATCTCTAGAGTAAACTTTTGTTTAGGGGTGCAAGTCTATAAAGAAATATGTTTCTAGCAGCCAACTCACTTTTTAGACGGCATGGCTGCTCTATGCGATGGTATCGCTCGGGGTCATCTTCCATTATGTCACAGAAAGCAATAGTCGCCCACGTCGTATACCGATGTCGTTTGAGCATATGCTCCACACAGAAGATATCAGCGTCCTTTGCATCAAGACTAAAAGACTCAATGTAAGGAACAACACGAAATTAAGATTGAAAGGAAAGCGAAGCTGTCACTGGCGCTGTACAGGAACGAAAAATGCATGGGGAGACGATTCTCCCTTTGAATCTATGCACAATGTGGCATTGGTCATTTCAGAATGTAAATAAATGTAAAttcgtttgactgtgaatctaATTATTCCGATGGCCAAAAATCGCAAAAATAGCATGTTCCCTAAAACGGGTTACGTAATCGACACGGTAAAATTttacctaactgtaaatatcTTTGAAAAGTGTTCATTTCGCTTCAGATATGGTAGGCGTTTGGAGCATTGGAATGAAAGCGATTAGCAAcatttttttgaaaaagccAAAGAGGGGAGATGAGTTAAGGCGCATTTTCAAGGCAAATGATGTCAACCACAGAGATTAGGCAGCTGGGGCTAAGGTGAATTCTTCGCCGGGGTAGAATATCGTATTGAGGAAAAAGACTCCGAGCTGGTCGCTCTCGCTGGACTCTTGGGGATCAGAAGCAAGAACTTCTCTCATGCAATCAAGGCATTGCCtcatttcttccagatcGAAAAGCTGGGAATAAATCTGGGCAGCGTTATTGAAC
Proteins encoded in this window:
- a CDS encoding predicted protein, which produces MPTHYEVVGVPKSASADEIKRAFHSAARKFHPDKQTGNPVVGSPFDDAQFLRLQAAWETLRDKERRHTYDASLSLQESRHMAKCSSAIPLSRNDCEMEWVYDDDVTENKVQAWVTTCRCGELLEFIPSEWNTLSLAAPLLSECPGCSLVYDWAKLRLGETSKRNCE